One Tolypothrix bouteillei VB521301 DNA window includes the following coding sequences:
- a CDS encoding DEAD/DEAH box helicase codes for MAILHGSWLIKDRGSCLFIWGETWRTLGSDASRSSSFTEVRQHPLAMTPVELFEWLRSRNITLEALNTTSPQNGQKITENGRRRKSTETAINLPTHSQIIALPTCIQNDAHEESLSISPTHSATFETDGNDTPKYLQPWKVEGFCLNSEAATKFLTSLPLNISDETSQFLGGDLRFWGQISRWSLDLISRCKFLPVLQQQSDNTTVAKWQALLDSAQDGTRLEKFSQLMPLACRTYQTYGGDEEANSTLSCYPYVDLPIEPQELLLDFLNSAVDSQIREMVGSQVPVEVRIMASLPSTIRQWLHSLTAATNTVSGDSFGVERLAAALKAWTLPLQYQVGAKYQFRTCFVLRPPELNQQDWVLAYYLQAADDPNFLLDAATIWNQSVEKLVYQNRTIEQPQETFLRGLGLASRFYLPIASSLETPNPEFCRLNPVQAYEFIKSMVWRFEDSGLGIVLPPSLENRGNIANRLGLKITAQTPKKAKERLGLQSLLNFKWELAIGGQTLSKEEFDKLVALNSPLVEINGEWVELRSQDIKTAQTFFASRKEQMALSLEDALRISMGDTQVIEKLPVVSFEASGALQELVTTLTNNKAVEPIPAPATFQGKLRPYQERGVAWLAFLERWGLGACLADDMGLGKTIQFIAFVLHLKEQEALENPILLVCPTSVLGNWEREVKKFAPNLKVLQYHGDKRPKGKAFAEVAKKQDLIITSYSLVHRDVKSLQAVSWQMIVLDEAQNVKNADAKQSQAARQLEATFKIALTGTPVENRLQELWSILDFLNPGYLGNKQFFQRRFAIPIEKYGDTASLTQLRSLVQPFILRRLKTDREIIQDLPEKQEMTIFCGLTAEQAEIYQKVVEDSLAEIESAEGLQRRGMILALLSKLKQICNHPAHYLKQDSLAKFHSGKLQRLEEMLDVAIAGGDRALIFTQFAEWGKLLQPYLEKQLKRETLFLYGSTSKKQREEMIDRFQHDPQGPPVMILSLKAGGVGLNLTRANHVFHFDRWWNPAVENQATDRVFRIGQTRNVQVHKFVCTGTLEEKIHDMIESKKQLAEQVVGAGEDWLTEMDTNQLRNLLLLDRNAVIEEDEE; via the coding sequence ATGGCAATTTTACACGGTAGTTGGTTAATAAAAGATCGGGGTAGCTGTTTATTCATCTGGGGAGAAACGTGGCGCACTCTTGGAAGTGATGCGAGTAGAAGTTCGTCATTTACAGAAGTGCGACAACACCCATTGGCAATGACACCAGTGGAATTATTCGAGTGGTTGAGATCGCGCAATATAACTCTAGAGGCACTCAACACAACATCGCCACAAAATGGGCAGAAAATAACCGAGAATGGGCGAAGGCGAAAATCCACAGAGACTGCCATCAATTTACCGACTCACAGCCAAATTATTGCCTTACCAACTTGCATTCAAAATGACGCTCACGAGGAATCACTATCGATTTCTCCCACACATTCTGCAACATTTGAGACAGATGGCAATGACACTCCAAAATATTTACAACCCTGGAAAGTGGAAGGCTTTTGTCTTAACTCCGAAGCAGCAACAAAATTTCTCACTTCCCTCCCCCTCAATATAAGTGACGAGACCAGTCAATTTTTAGGAGGAGATTTACGTTTTTGGGGACAAATTTCTCGCTGGAGTTTGGATCTCATTTCTCGCTGTAAGTTTTTGCCTGTACTTCAACAGCAATCAGATAATACTACAGTCGCTAAATGGCAAGCTCTCCTAGACAGCGCCCAAGATGGAACTCGCTTGGAAAAGTTTTCTCAATTAATGCCACTCGCTTGCCGAACTTACCAGACATATGGGGGAGATGAGGAAGCAAATTCCACGTTGTCCTGTTACCCCTATGTTGATTTACCAATTGAACCTCAAGAATTGCTGCTAGATTTTCTTAATAGCGCAGTAGATTCCCAAATCCGAGAGATGGTAGGTTCTCAAGTGCCTGTGGAAGTAAGGATTATGGCATCCCTTCCATCCACAATACGGCAGTGGCTGCATTCTTTAACAGCCGCCACTAACACAGTTAGTGGGGATTCATTTGGGGTGGAACGACTAGCAGCAGCACTGAAAGCTTGGACTCTGCCGCTACAATATCAAGTGGGGGCAAAATATCAGTTTCGCACCTGTTTTGTACTGAGGCCTCCAGAGTTAAACCAACAAGATTGGGTTTTGGCATATTATCTCCAAGCTGCTGACGACCCCAACTTTTTACTAGATGCGGCGACAATTTGGAACCAGTCAGTAGAAAAGTTGGTTTATCAAAACCGGACTATTGAACAACCACAAGAAACTTTTTTGCGGGGCTTGGGGTTAGCTTCGCGATTTTATTTACCTATTGCATCCAGTTTAGAAACTCCAAATCCTGAATTTTGCCGCCTCAATCCCGTACAAGCTTATGAATTTATTAAATCCATGGTTTGGCGTTTTGAGGATAGCGGTTTGGGAATCGTTTTACCCCCTAGTTTGGAAAACCGAGGAAATATCGCAAATCGTTTGGGTTTAAAAATTACTGCTCAAACACCAAAAAAAGCAAAGGAACGCTTGGGTTTGCAGAGTTTATTAAACTTTAAGTGGGAATTAGCAATTGGCGGTCAAACTCTTTCTAAAGAAGAGTTTGACAAACTAGTGGCGTTAAACAGTCCTTTGGTTGAGATTAACGGTGAATGGGTAGAATTGCGATCGCAAGATATCAAAACAGCACAAACCTTTTTTGCCTCTCGCAAAGAACAAATGGCATTGTCTTTAGAAGATGCTTTGCGAATTAGTATGGGTGATACGCAGGTAATTGAAAAATTACCAGTGGTTAGCTTTGAAGCATCTGGGGCATTGCAAGAACTTGTTACGACTCTAACAAATAACAAAGCCGTTGAACCAATTCCCGCACCTGCAACCTTCCAAGGAAAATTGCGACCCTATCAAGAACGTGGAGTCGCGTGGCTTGCTTTCTTGGAACGTTGGGGCTTGGGTGCTTGTTTGGCGGACGATATGGGATTGGGGAAAACAATCCAATTCATTGCCTTCGTTCTTCACCTAAAAGAACAAGAAGCATTAGAAAATCCAATTTTACTAGTTTGCCCTACATCAGTATTGGGAAACTGGGAACGGGAGGTCAAAAAATTTGCTCCTAACTTGAAGGTTTTACAATATCACGGGGACAAGCGACCAAAGGGGAAAGCATTTGCAGAAGTCGCGAAAAAGCAAGATTTAATCATCACCAGTTATTCACTAGTTCATCGCGATGTTAAATCTTTACAAGCAGTTTCTTGGCAAATGATAGTTTTGGACGAAGCTCAAAATGTGAAAAATGCTGATGCAAAACAGTCCCAAGCAGCGCGGCAATTAGAAGCAACATTTAAAATTGCTTTAACAGGAACACCAGTAGAAAATAGATTGCAAGAACTTTGGTCAATCTTAGATTTTCTCAATCCCGGATATTTAGGAAACAAACAATTTTTCCAAAGACGCTTTGCTATTCCTATCGAGAAATATGGTGATACTGCTTCATTAACTCAATTGCGTTCGTTAGTTCAACCCTTTATCTTACGTCGTTTGAAAACAGATCGTGAAATTATTCAAGATTTGCCAGAAAAACAGGAAATGACAATATTTTGCGGGTTAACAGCCGAACAAGCAGAAATTTATCAAAAAGTGGTGGAAGACTCTCTAGCTGAAATTGAATCGGCGGAAGGTTTGCAACGGCGAGGAATGATTTTAGCTTTGTTAAGCAAGCTCAAACAAATTTGCAATCATCCAGCTCACTATTTGAAGCAAGATTCCTTGGCAAAATTCCATTCCGGTAAACTGCAACGTTTGGAAGAAATGCTAGATGTTGCGATCGCGGGAGGCGATCGAGCTTTGATATTTACGCAATTTGCAGAGTGGGGTAAGTTACTTCAACCTTATTTAGAGAAACAATTAAAGAGAGAAACCTTGTTTTTATATGGCAGTACCAGTAAAAAACAAAGAGAGGAAATGATAGACCGTTTCCAACACGATCCCCAAGGGCCACCAGTGATGATTCTCTCCTTAAAAGCAGGAGGAGTGGGATTAAATTTGACAAGAGCAAACCACGTTTTCCATTTTGATAGATGGTGGAATCCAGCAGTAGAAAATCAGGCAACAGACAGAGTCTTTCGGATAGGTCAAACACGCAACGTACAGGTACATAAATTTGTCTGTACCGGGACTCTTGAGGAAAAAATTCACGACATGATTGAAAGTAAAAAACAACTTGCGGAACAAGTTGTAGGCGCAGGAGAAGATTGGTTAACAGAAATGGATACCAACCAACTCCGCAACTTACTACTTCTCGATCGCAATGCCGTGATTGAAGAAGATGAAGAGTGA
- a CDS encoding SWIM zinc finger family protein has protein sequence MQSNQTLQASREWWSQRWLDLLDSYRFKKRLERGRIYAREGNVRSIEFKGPRVLAQVQGSEPEPYKVSLSLNPFSNEEWGYVAETMSQKAIFPAKLLAGEMPQNIEEVFTANGLSLFPFTLSDVHSKCSCPDKANPCKHVAAVYYQLGDRFSEDPFVLFQLRGRTKEQIIRNLRELRGDGSAETLHTDNGETQHDLSRHTIFGLHTLSSFWQYDEPLESSLVVIAPSSSETVLDALGAIPLAKEEEKTANLTAADVVMKYLDAVYKDVSQKAFLAAMNVGGG, from the coding sequence ATGCAGTCAAATCAAACCCTCCAAGCTAGTAGAGAATGGTGGTCACAAAGGTGGCTCGATTTGTTAGATTCTTATCGTTTTAAAAAGCGGTTGGAACGTGGCAGAATCTATGCACGTGAGGGAAACGTCCGCAGTATTGAATTTAAAGGTCCAAGGGTTTTAGCTCAAGTTCAAGGAAGCGAGCCAGAACCTTATAAAGTTTCTCTTTCCCTCAATCCCTTTAGTAATGAGGAATGGGGTTACGTCGCTGAAACTATGTCTCAAAAGGCAATTTTCCCGGCAAAATTGCTGGCAGGAGAAATGCCGCAAAATATAGAAGAGGTTTTTACTGCCAATGGTCTTTCTCTGTTCCCTTTTACCTTGTCTGATGTTCACAGTAAATGTTCTTGTCCTGATAAGGCGAATCCGTGCAAACACGTTGCTGCAGTGTATTATCAGTTAGGCGATCGTTTTAGTGAAGACCCATTTGTTTTGTTTCAATTACGAGGACGTACTAAAGAGCAGATTATCCGCAATTTGCGTGAGTTACGCGGCGATGGCAGTGCAGAGACGTTACACACAGATAATGGAGAAACTCAGCACGATCTGTCCCGACATACCATCTTTGGGTTACACACACTGAGTTCTTTTTGGCAATATGACGAACCCCTTGAATCTTCTTTGGTGGTGATTGCACCATCAAGTAGCGAAACTGTTTTGGATGCTTTAGGAGCAATTCCTTTAGCCAAAGAAGAGGAAAAAACTGCAAACTTGACTGCTGCTGATGTCGTCATGAAGTATTTAGATGCAGTTTACAAAGATGTTAGCCAGAAGGCGTTTTTAGCAGCTATGAACGTTGGAGGGGGATGA
- a CDS encoding CU044_2847 family protein: MELQTKIITVELSDGTNVRVEATQIGDRKINFQARPFEEVATAIESLTKEIAESVRKVKPDRATVRFGVDIAIESGKLTALVVKGASNANIEITLEWGH; encoded by the coding sequence ATGGAACTTCAAACCAAGATTATTACAGTAGAACTTTCTGATGGTACAAATGTTCGAGTAGAAGCTACACAGATAGGCGATCGTAAAATCAATTTTCAGGCTCGACCTTTTGAGGAAGTTGCAACTGCTATTGAATCTCTAACGAAGGAAATTGCTGAATCAGTACGTAAGGTTAAACCAGATAGAGCAACTGTCAGGTTTGGTGTCGATATTGCTATTGAATCTGGTAAATTAACAGCTTTAGTGGTCAAGGGTGCAAGTAATGCCAATATCGAGATTACTTTGGAATGGGGTCATTAG
- a CDS encoding retron system putative HNH endonuclease — MKHIQKSREPDSLTKWKQKLGSRIPDWKSFSKGVKDDVYFSLLQEQGYICCYCGRPISRKQCHIEHYRPKSVYKHLTFEYTNLIASCQGEDEDRPRVPVHCGHKKQAWFDEELMISPLDPNCPDYFKYSGFGEILPTDDPQKQTSAKTTIQKLALDINKLRKLRRAAIDAALQATDGLTGEEIQLLVQAYDRQDSSGRFTPFSAAITYILKQYF, encoded by the coding sequence ATGAAACACATCCAAAAAAGCCGAGAACCAGATAGCTTAACGAAATGGAAGCAAAAGCTTGGGAGCCGAATACCTGACTGGAAATCTTTCTCTAAAGGAGTGAAAGATGATGTGTATTTCTCTCTTTTGCAAGAGCAAGGTTATATTTGTTGCTACTGTGGTAGACCCATTTCTAGAAAGCAATGCCACATCGAACACTATAGACCCAAAAGTGTATACAAACATCTCACATTTGAATACACAAATCTTATAGCTTCGTGTCAGGGAGAAGATGAAGACAGACCTCGCGTACCAGTTCATTGCGGACACAAAAAGCAGGCTTGGTTTGACGAGGAACTGATGATTTCTCCTTTAGATCCAAACTGTCCGGATTACTTTAAGTACTCTGGATTTGGAGAAATTCTGCCGACAGACGATCCACAAAAGCAAACGTCTGCTAAAACAACCATTCAAAAACTGGCACTTGACATTAATAAGTTAAGAAAGTTGAGACGTGCAGCCATTGATGCAGCCCTGCAAGCCACCGATGGCTTAACAGGGGAAGAAATACAATTGCTGGTTCAAGCTTACGATCGGCAAGATTCGAGCGGACGGTTTACACCCTTTTCTGCAGCAATTACGTATATACTCAAGCAGTATTTTTGA
- a CDS encoding AAA family ATPase, translating to MKVKHLKMSSFRGIGDLTLDFCGTGPTVLIGVNGVGKSSILDCLAILLSQMTGRIQDSIEFMRSLSEQDISNGSQETQIEITISLNEGQDLTWSLSEIKAQDLSPESSAARRLEEIKALLDTREQPLQKRAGQKSLKLALESLLEDFNQIEDRGTSEDFLEDLEKAVHEIRNKLLAKENANIPLAIYYPVNRAVLDMPLEIAESFSFQPTNAYDQALTGGRIDFKGFFEWFRNREDLENELRRDISDRTDKQLEAVRNAVSSMQPDFSDLRVGRSPLRMTVKKQGREFIVSQLSDGEKCLLALVGDLARRLAIANPSLDNPLQGKGVVLVDEIELHLHPKWQREIIPALTRTFPNCQFIITTHSPQVVSHVQADNIFLLETTPDGIIAQQPESSFGRDSNTILEDIMGVAERPQQIKDALVHLFRLIDRGNLDSAKQLRQNLADEIGEDDPEFVRADVLIRRKEILNR from the coding sequence ATGAAAGTCAAACACCTAAAAATGTCCTCTTTCCGTGGGATCGGTGATTTAACGTTGGATTTTTGTGGAACGGGTCCAACTGTACTTATCGGTGTCAATGGTGTAGGAAAATCCAGTATCCTTGATTGTCTGGCTATCCTTTTGTCTCAAATGACAGGAAGAATTCAAGATTCTATAGAATTTATGCGTTCTTTAAGCGAACAAGACATAAGTAATGGCAGTCAAGAAACCCAGATTGAAATTACAATTTCTCTAAATGAAGGACAAGATTTAACTTGGTCTTTAAGTGAGATTAAAGCACAAGATCTATCTCCTGAAAGTTCAGCAGCCAGGAGATTGGAAGAAATCAAAGCTTTACTAGATACAAGAGAACAACCTTTACAAAAGCGTGCGGGACAGAAAAGTTTAAAACTGGCTTTAGAATCTTTGTTAGAAGACTTTAACCAAATAGAAGATCGGGGGACAAGCGAAGACTTTCTAGAAGATTTAGAAAAAGCAGTTCATGAAATCAGAAATAAGTTGTTAGCAAAGGAAAATGCTAACATACCCTTAGCAATTTACTATCCAGTGAATCGTGCTGTTCTTGATATGCCTTTAGAAATAGCTGAATCATTTTCGTTTCAGCCAACAAATGCTTACGACCAAGCATTAACTGGTGGCAGAATTGATTTCAAAGGCTTTTTTGAATGGTTCCGAAATCGCGAAGATTTAGAAAATGAATTGCGCCGGGATATTTCCGATCGCACAGACAAACAGTTAGAAGCAGTGAGAAATGCAGTTTCCTCAATGCAACCAGATTTTTCTGACTTGCGTGTAGGGCGTTCTCCCTTGCGAATGACTGTCAAAAAACAAGGTAGAGAATTCATCGTCAGTCAATTATCTGATGGCGAAAAATGCTTGCTAGCCTTAGTGGGAGATTTAGCAAGGCGGTTGGCAATAGCCAATCCAAGTTTAGACAATCCACTGCAAGGGAAGGGTGTGGTTTTAGTTGATGAAATTGAACTCCACTTGCATCCAAAATGGCAACGGGAAATTATTCCTGCTTTAACCAGAACATTTCCCAATTGTCAATTTATTATCACAACCCACTCCCCACAAGTTGTCAGTCACGTGCAAGCTGATAATATCTTTCTTTTAGAAACAACACCTGATGGTATTATTGCCCAACAGCCAGAAAGTTCTTTTGGCAGAGATAGCAATACCATTTTAGAAGACATCATGGGTGTTGCTGAAAGACCTCAACAAATTAAAGATGCTCTGGTGCATCTCTTTAGATTAATCGATCGAGGGAATCTCGATAGTGCCAAACAACTGCGCCAAAATTTGGCAGATGAAATTGGAGAAGACGATCCGGAATTTGTACGAGCCGATGTACTGATCCGCCGCAAGGAAATTCTAAACAGATGA
- a CDS encoding metallophosphoesterase family protein yields MKLKRRQFLFFGSLSTLSAGIFSFLRSKNSNYTYTAAVANTVVAAKPKTKDLLLRFVSVADTGTGDSGQYSVARAMTKYHGQNPYDLILLAGDNIYTNGEIEKINEVFERPYASLLQKGVKFQAVLGNHDIRTDNGYPQMKYVNFNMLGRFYTFRRERIQFFALDTNNNADWKNQLVWLENELSISNAPWKIVYGHHPIYASGVYGSNPDFIKIFTPLFQKYGVQLYINGHEHHYERTKSINGTTYLICGGGAGTRPVDHSEWTDYSASKLSFAAYEVYPDRIEISGIDTDNRIFDKGIISLKST; encoded by the coding sequence ATGAAACTCAAACGCCGTCAATTTCTCTTTTTTGGTAGTTTAAGTACCCTTAGTGCAGGTATTTTCAGTTTTTTAAGGAGTAAAAATAGCAATTATACTTATACTGCTGCTGTGGCAAATACAGTAGTTGCGGCTAAACCAAAAACAAAAGATTTGTTGCTTCGTTTTGTTTCTGTTGCAGATACAGGAACTGGAGATAGCGGTCAGTATTCTGTAGCTCGGGCAATGACTAAATATCACGGCCAAAACCCCTACGATCTCATTCTACTTGCTGGAGATAACATATATACCAACGGCGAAATCGAAAAAATTAATGAAGTTTTTGAGCGTCCCTATGCCTCTTTGCTTCAAAAAGGCGTGAAATTTCAAGCTGTTTTGGGAAATCACGATATTCGCACGGATAATGGCTATCCCCAAATGAAATATGTTAACTTTAATATGTTGGGTCGCTTCTACACGTTTCGTCGCGAGCGCATACAATTTTTTGCTTTAGATACTAACAACAATGCCGATTGGAAAAATCAGCTAGTATGGTTGGAAAATGAATTAAGCATCTCGAACGCGCCTTGGAAAATTGTATACGGTCATCATCCGATTTATGCATCGGGTGTTTATGGTAGTAATCCAGATTTTATTAAAATATTTACACCACTGTTTCAAAAATACGGAGTCCAACTCTATATTAACGGTCACGAACACCATTATGAAAGAACAAAATCTATTAATGGAACAACTTACTTAATTTGTGGTGGGGGTGCGGGAACCCGTCCTGTAGACCATTCAGAATGGACGGATTATTCTGCATCAAAGCTGAGTTTTGCAGCGTATGAAGTTTATCCAGATAGAATAGAAATCAGTGGTATCGACACCGATAACCGCATTTTTGATAAAGGTATTATTTCACTTAAATCTACTTAA
- a CDS encoding metallophosphoesterase family protein produces the protein MRFRQFFPQIFFGIALGLCLSLGLHSCQSVRSPQIPVAVQQPQETTVSQTQPQTVLQSSLPPETSAIVKSARSEGLFNPKRGDVRLLVISDLNSAYGSTDYDREVDKGMALIPFWQPDLVLCGGDMVAGQKATLSEKQIRAMWAAFDQHITAPLRRAKLPFGFTIGNHDASSSLGAKGNFIYQKERDLATEYWNNPIHDPGVQFVDRFEFPFYYTFEYKDIFFLVWDGSSSRIPTEKLEWVEKTLASSKAQAAKMRVLLGHLPLYGIAVGRNNPGNVMDNADRLRAMLERYKVHTYISGHQHAYYPGHRGNLQLLHLGLLGSGPRSLIDTSPRLLKSLTVLDINFNSPELTTYTTYDIQTLKVIQSEQLPRFLAGHNGIVLRRDVEWNKLTSEEKSFCINRLSSNLCSA, from the coding sequence ATGCGTTTTCGGCAGTTTTTTCCGCAAATCTTTTTTGGAATTGCTTTGGGGCTGTGCCTTTCTTTAGGATTGCATAGTTGCCAATCGGTTAGATCGCCACAAATACCCGTCGCAGTACAACAACCGCAAGAAACTACTGTTTCCCAAACTCAACCTCAAACAGTTTTACAGTCATCTTTACCTCCAGAAACATCTGCCATTGTCAAGAGTGCTAGATCGGAGGGTTTGTTCAATCCGAAGCGCGGTGATGTGCGTTTGTTAGTTATTAGCGACCTCAATAGCGCTTATGGTTCCACTGACTACGATCGCGAAGTAGATAAAGGTATGGCGTTGATTCCCTTTTGGCAACCAGATCTTGTTCTATGTGGTGGAGACATGGTCGCCGGACAAAAAGCAACCCTATCAGAAAAGCAAATTCGGGCAATGTGGGCTGCTTTTGATCAACATATTACAGCCCCTTTACGTCGTGCCAAGCTTCCTTTTGGTTTTACCATTGGAAATCATGATGCTTCAAGCTCCTTAGGAGCCAAAGGTAATTTTATCTACCAAAAAGAGAGAGATTTAGCAACAGAGTACTGGAACAATCCCATACACGATCCAGGTGTTCAATTTGTTGACCGTTTTGAATTTCCTTTTTACTACACTTTTGAGTACAAAGATATTTTTTTCCTAGTGTGGGATGGTTCCTCTAGCCGCATACCAACAGAGAAGTTGGAATGGGTAGAAAAAACTCTTGCGAGTTCCAAAGCACAAGCGGCAAAAATGCGAGTTTTACTCGGTCATTTGCCTTTATATGGAATTGCAGTTGGTCGTAACAATCCCGGAAATGTGATGGATAATGCAGATCGACTGCGGGCAATGCTAGAACGCTACAAGGTACATACCTATATTAGCGGCCATCAACACGCTTACTATCCCGGACACCGTGGTAATTTACAGCTACTGCACTTGGGGCTTCTTGGTTCTGGACCTCGATCGTTAATTGACACGAGTCCCCGTCTTTTGAAATCTTTAACCGTACTAGATATTAACTTTAATTCGCCAGAATTAACTACTTATACAACTTATGACATTCAAACACTAAAAGTTATTCAATCCGAGCAATTACCACGCTTTTTGGCAGGTCATAATGGTATCGTTTTACGCCGAGATGTGGAATGGAATAAGTTAACATCTGAGGAGAAATCTTTTTGTATCAATCGTTTAAGTAGTAACCTGTGCAGCGCATAA
- a CDS encoding Rpn family recombination-promoting nuclease/putative transposase translates to MRRDSIFYKLFQQSPTLLFELLTDPPKNADSYQFDSVAVKEPKFEIDGVFLPPEDRGAGVVYFCEVQFQKNERLYERLCAESSLYFYRNRDRFSDWQAVIIYPSRSTEQSDSHPYRALLNSDQVHRVYLNELGDIRQLPSWVALMVLTTLEDEQAIEEARYLLTRTRQEQSQPSNRAIIEMVTTIMVYKFEQLSRTEVESMLGITLKETRVYREIKEEGREEGREEGRQEGREEGREEATVNLVVRLLNKRFGEISEELRQRISNLPLPVVENLSEALLEFTSVADLQAWLEAR, encoded by the coding sequence ATGCGTCGAGATTCGATCTTTTACAAACTATTTCAGCAATCCCCAACTTTACTCTTTGAACTATTGACAGATCCTCCAAAAAATGCTGACTCATATCAATTTGATTCCGTTGCTGTCAAAGAACCGAAATTTGAAATTGATGGCGTCTTTCTACCACCAGAAGATAGAGGTGCAGGAGTGGTCTATTTTTGCGAGGTGCAATTTCAAAAAAATGAACGACTTTACGAAAGGCTCTGTGCGGAATCTTCACTCTATTTCTACCGCAACCGTGACAGATTTAGCGATTGGCAAGCGGTGATAATTTATCCGTCACGCAGTACCGAACAAAGCGATAGTCACCCTTACCGCGCATTGCTCAACAGCGACCAAGTACATCGGGTATATTTAAATGAGTTGGGGGATATTCGTCAATTACCTTCATGGGTAGCTCTGATGGTACTCACTACCTTAGAGGATGAACAAGCCATTGAAGAAGCAAGATATCTGTTAACCAGAACCCGTCAAGAACAATCTCAACCATCAAATCGCGCCATAATAGAGATGGTGACAACAATTATGGTGTATAAATTTGAACAATTAAGCCGAACAGAGGTAGAGTCCATGCTAGGAATAACACTAAAGGAAACTCGAGTTTATCGAGAAATCAAGGAAGAAGGAAGAGAAGAAGGAAGAGAAGAAGGAAGGCAAGAAGGAAGAGAAGAAGGAAGAGAAGAAGCAACAGTCAACCTCGTTGTCCGACTGTTGAACAAGCGCTTTGGAGAAATTTCTGAGGAATTGCGACAACGAATTTCCAATTTACCCCTACCCGTTGTGGAAAATTTAAGTGAAGCACTTTTAGAGTTTACAAGTGTGGCTGATTTACAAGCTTGGTTAGAAGCTCGATAA
- a CDS encoding STM4015 family protein, protein MPDNHKQPKKDDAVLGGQSPPPVEGAVLGGIEGVKRRLWNPVVDVRRAAVEEALNYGDAGLDVVIQALKDEAKQVQRFAYRLLRPREEQKVKLALQQYTPWDLVERLAQYPGYQGMHATRFANRQVADFDPNVGITDPIGTAYAIRWTYDPEEYAIAKLASLLEDPKAKQLEALVFGMWSEEVYSESPPSIVNALVNAKNQLPNLKAVFIGDIPSDECEISWIKQTDISPILRAYPQLEILQVRGGDGLEFCPPVRHDRLRALIVETGGLSRTTVAQICNLKLPALEHLELWFGSEDYGGDCWVENLSPILDDLVFPNLTYLGLRNSQFSDEMVHAIVRSPLMNSISVLDLSMGTLSDEGAEVLLNSPVVNELDILNVSENFLSDETIERLSQIEVQAIANKQKEEDEDDYISSRYCSVSE, encoded by the coding sequence ATGCCCGATAATCACAAGCAACCCAAAAAAGATGATGCAGTACTCGGAGGACAATCGCCACCTCCAGTAGAAGGAGCAGTTTTAGGAGGAATCGAGGGCGTTAAACGTCGTTTGTGGAATCCGGTTGTTGACGTTAGAAGGGCTGCGGTTGAAGAAGCCCTGAATTATGGCGATGCTGGATTAGATGTGGTAATTCAGGCTTTGAAGGATGAAGCTAAGCAAGTACAGCGTTTTGCTTATCGGCTATTGCGCCCAAGGGAAGAACAAAAAGTCAAGCTTGCTTTACAACAATATACACCATGGGATTTGGTTGAACGGTTAGCTCAGTACCCGGGGTATCAAGGTATGCACGCTACGAGATTTGCCAATCGTCAAGTGGCGGATTTTGACCCTAATGTTGGCATCACCGATCCCATTGGTACAGCTTATGCGATTCGATGGACTTACGATCCGGAAGAATATGCCATCGCAAAACTCGCAAGTCTTTTAGAAGACCCCAAAGCAAAACAATTGGAAGCTTTAGTATTTGGAATGTGGAGTGAGGAAGTATATAGTGAAAGTCCACCCAGCATTGTGAATGCTTTAGTGAATGCAAAAAATCAGCTTCCCAATCTCAAAGCAGTCTTCATTGGAGATATTCCCTCCGATGAATGTGAAATTTCTTGGATTAAGCAAACGGATATTAGCCCGATTTTAAGGGCTTATCCTCAGCTAGAGATATTGCAAGTTCGTGGCGGAGATGGTTTAGAATTTTGCCCGCCTGTACGACACGATCGCTTACGAGCACTTATTGTTGAAACGGGTGGGTTAAGTCGGACAACAGTTGCTCAAATCTGTAACTTGAAACTACCAGCCCTAGAGCATCTTGAACTGTGGTTTGGTAGTGAAGACTACGGTGGAGATTGCTGGGTTGAAAATTTGAGCCCTATTCTTGATGATTTAGTGTTCCCGAATTTGACTTACTTGGGACTCCGCAACAGCCAGTTTTCTGATGAAATGGTTCATGCGATTGTGCGATCGCCTTTAATGAATTCCATCAGCGTACTTGATTTATCAATGGGGACTTTGAGTGATGAAGGGGCTGAAGTATTACTCAACTCTCCGGTTGTGAATGAACTCGACATCCTCAATGTCTCAGAAAACTTTCTCTCAGACGAAACGATCGAACGCTTGTCTCAGATCGAAGTTCAAGCGATCGCCAACAAGCAAAAAGAAGAAGACGAAGACGACTACATTAGTTCCCGTTACTGCTCTGTTTCGGAGTAG